In the Malaclemys terrapin pileata isolate rMalTer1 chromosome 18, rMalTer1.hap1, whole genome shotgun sequence genome, TACAAATAGTGCAAAGGCATTGAGTATTTAGCCATCTCTTCATGAACACCACTCTGCTTCAATCTTTTTCCTCTTTATATTGAGGCAGTAACTTGCCTATCATGAGTGTCCACCATCTAATCAACGTCTCCTCTTCAAATTGTAGTGTTCTAATCTTCATTAGAAGTCCAAGCCTTTTTAAGCTCTAGCTGACAATGATGGCAACTGCAGAGGAGCTTGTCATAGTAGTCCACTCATAGCACTAGAGTCGCAACAACCTCCTCTCCCAACTTCCAATGCCAGGCCTTCTCTACTGAAACTGAATGTCTACTCCATGAAGTAGTAGGAATAAGGGCAGTGTGTGGTAAGAGGAAATAAGCTTTAACGTGACACCTTTGATTGTTTCTAGCTATGTAGGGATTCACACTTACCAAGACCGTATCTTCCTTGGCTTCAAACCTCCATACTTAGACTCAGATTTAACTGATCTGGTGGTTTAAGTACATTTGTACCTAATTCTGTTTAACTCCAACCCAGTTAAATTGGTCAAAATATAGATTCTCTGTTAATGCTAGAAAATAACTTGGTTGTGCTGGTAATGAGCCCTTGTTATCAGAGTGCAGAAATCCTTCATTGGAAGCATCGGTCAAGAATGATGGTGCTAAGGGTCCCAAGAACACTGTTTAGACTATTGATTTGGCGAATTTCCCTGAGATTCCTTGACTTAGTAGGTATTTCTAAATCTGAGTATTGCACCAGTAAACCTAGCTATAGATCAGACCTGTCCACTGATGAGGTGACCCACATGTGGAACATGAACAGGTATCGGGGTTCTATGCTTGCTTTTTCTTCTGGGAGTTGAATTGGGAGTATTGATGGGATCCCCAGTCATGAGATGGCAGTGGGAGCCTGGAAGCTAACTTGTAAGCTGTGACCATAAATGTTCACTTCCTCACTTAGCTAGCTGGGAGCTCTATGGAATTTTGAGTTAAAATGACACTTTGTCctctggaaaaataaaatacttctaaACATTGTAGTCTGAGTATTTGGCGGGGATGGCGAGTAGCTTGTAAAAAGCTATCCATCCATTGTGTATGCTAATGCTATTACTATGAATGCAAATGTTACAAACTGTTTAAATCTAATATAGATTAAAGTGTCATCTGACTCAATTTTCTAGTTTTGGACTTGCAAAGATCTACTTACTGATAATTCTTTAATTCCCCAGTGAAGGTGGCGTCTTCAAGGCTCATCTCACTTTTCCAAAAGACTATCCTCTCAGGCCGCCGAAAATGAAGTTCATCACAGAAATCTGGCATCCAAATGGTAAGAATTTGCCACAGTTTTAGCTTTCTGTACTTCTTAGTCACGTCTTCAGTTTCATTTACAAGATTAGCCAGAGTTGATGTGTCCTGTGTCGTAAGAAACCTGTAACAACCCCCCCATTTAGCTAACTGCCACTTGTTGTAATATACTATTTCTCCTCTCCATACCTGACACTTCACTGGTCTCAAGGTCTGTTCTCCAAGCATCTGCATCAGTCTTCCCAAGGTTTAGGCAGTATGTATTGATGGGCAGTGTCTGGCCCAGATAGGTTGCTGGGGCCATCTCCTCAATGTAAGTCTctggtctggggaaaaaaatggatcCTAGGGTTAACTTTACATCACTGGCTTGGCAGATACAAGCTGGAAGGTGAGAAGAAGCGACTTCCATCCCTGGTGTCTTCTGAAGACACGGCTCCTATAGTCACACCATAATTGGGCTGAAGAACTTTACTGAGTTCTGTAAATCTGTAGTACAGCTTAGCAGCAAACCAGCACAAAATGCCTCCATTGGAAGCGGGGAGAGAGGGAGGCCTAATAGTGACATCAAGTCAAATCCCAACTTTCACACGTATTGACTTCCCTCCATAGGGAAGATGCTGCTTTATACTCACTCCTTAAGATATTGAACACCTGCCCTGCCAGGGGGTTGCTGGCTGTACATCTAAGACTCTGAACTCAGATTTATGCTTTCAGATGGGGGGGGAAAATAGCTACTAAACTGAAAATGGAGATATCAAAATGGTCCACAGGGCCACTTAGTTTTCCATGTGTTATTTCATGGATCAGATCAGTGATATGAATAGTCTACAGCTATACTATAACCTTTTTGATATGAAAAAGGTGAATATCTGATTTTGTAGAACTCTGAAAGGGCTACAACTAAACTGTCCAAGTACTCAGTGTGCCCATGTTAAGGCAGATATGTTTTAAATAAACTAGACAAGGGCAGGTCTGCTGTCTCttgccaaattttttttttttccaacttgtTTGTAAGAAGTCCTCAAACAGTGATACAAACTTGACAGTGTCTTGAAAGCAAATGTCTTCCCTGAAACTTTCCACAGTTAATTGTATTGAAGGTACTTAAATAGAAGACTTGTTTGGATGGAGAATAGCATCCCCATATAATATCTTGAAGCCAGCAATTTAATCACCACTGAAATATACCTAATGTGACTACTTGACTTTGTAGTTGACAAGAACGGTGATGTCTGCATTTCCATTCTTCATGAGCCTGGAGAAGACAAATATGGCTATGAAAAACCTGAGGAACGCTGGCTTCCCATCCACACAGTGGAAACTATAATGATTAGTGTCATTTCTATGCTGGCAGATCCCAATGGTGACTCTCCTGCTAATGTCGATGCAGCGGTAAGACTCCTAGTTTGTAAATACAGTGGTGCTATGTGTAGCAGAAAGCTTACTTCATTCTAAATGCAAAAACCTGAAGGGCATATTTTATGACTTGGTAAGCATGGTATTAGATGACTGATAAGCAAAGACTGTACTCTTGCCCAGTAAAAATGTACATGTAATGAAGCTTAATAGCTAGCCTTAAAAGCTAGAGTGTCTTAAATTCAGCCCCAGAATTGCTTTGAGGATTACTTTTTCTTGATAAACAAGTATTGGTTGCTAACTACAGACAAATCCTCCTGCTTTATAGGCTGAACGAGGCAAACACTGAAGCAGACTTGTCAGATAGCAACTTGCACAGGATACAGAAACAGGCAGGGTAGAGACTTTCTGCATTACATTTTGAGGCTTGGGTGCTCAAATGTAATAAGAAAACTTCAGCTATCTCCATAGCAATGAAGCTTCATGTAAGTGGCTGTATGACTAATACAATTTGCCAACCAGTGTTGGCTGGTAGATGTGAGCTACAGGAGTTGTATATTTTACAACTCCACTGTCCTTTGGTCTATGCTGGAAACCCTTTCTGATGGTTAATATGCTACTTTGCATGTAGTGCAGAAAAGGTTTGTTCAGGgagtctttgtttgtttgtttttttggacaAGACTAACCACAAACTGATGCAGGGATCTTAGCAGGAAAAGTTAgtgatttaaaaatgtaactgttCTTTCTCTTACCCCAAAAAATCAGCCATGTCAGTGTCACGAGTATAGATTTAAACAGTGCATACATAGGAGGTAATGCCTCCTTTTACAGACTTGAAATAGtggaggaattgtgggaaggcattggagtgTCAGCCCTCAGGTGACTTAGCATGTGTCCTCAATGCAAAGTTGCAGTATAAAAGCCTCACTTAGAATTCAGTCTGCAGACCCAGATGAACAAACTACCCCAGGTTGAAAGCACCACTAAGCTTAGGTGACAGGTTCTTGGGTGTTGCCCACCCCATGCCTCTTCCATCCACACATGCAGGGCTGGGTTAAATCTGCCATGAAGACATCCATCATGTAAAGGGGTACACTTGCATATGAGGTTGGGGTAATACTGAATTTCACTTAGGAGAGCAGTGATTCCTAAGCGTGGGATGCATGAACACACCTCTACAATGAAAACCTATCTGAAGAACAATAGTCTCAATGCTATTTGCAGATGTGAGGAGGAGAATAATCCTCAGTGTTGAAAATAATTTAGGAGAGCCTGAAACACATTGAGATAGGAATGGCCCCACTCATTTTGGTGCATACTAACATGGATGTCAATGGCACTTGAAATGTTAACGTTTGAGCAATgatgctgttaacaagcatgtaaGAAAAGAGGGAAGATCATAAAAATCTAAAGTAGCTTCTTATtgttgggggaggtggagggaaagaaaaggggaGGAAGGACTACCTAGGTGGATGCAGAAGATAACTAAATTAAGATACAAAGGTCTTGAATAATGCAGGAGGCTGTAGGGCTGTGCATCTAGTGTCACTTTGCTGAAGTGGGAGCTCAGCTTTCCCAAGTCTGGGAAAGACATTGGTACAGTATGCGGGTCAGTCTTGATTAGGAGACTTGTCCTTAAGTCAGTGGTGGAAACAATCTTTTCCTGATAACCAAAAACTGCTTTCTTTGATGGTTATTTTTGGTTCTCTTTCTGTACACCTCCAACCACTTATGCTGTGCATATTACTACTGGAGACTGGAGTATCAAGGAGACACAAATcttcgggggagggatagctcagtggtttgagcattggcctgcttaaacccagggttgagctcaatccttgagggggccatttagggatctggggcgcAAAAAAAATGGTCCTGCTAGCAGGGTCGGATTAACAAAttttgccccccaaccccctcccgaaGGGGAGTTGTGTGCTCGGGGGATGGCGAtgggtgagctggagcagggagtggttcccttccccctcctccccccccccaagagttaCTCTCCGTGCCCACCAGCCCCGGCTCACCTCCGCTATCCCCTGAATGCGCCACTACTcgcttctccctcccagcgctttcgTGTGGCAAGCCGGGGGGCGGGGAAGCAGAGGTGAGTTGGGGCAGGCCGGGGAGCGCTTCCCAGCCCCCCGTTACTCCTCaggccctagctcacctctgctccacctcctccgagcGCGCTGCAactcgcttctccctccctcccagcgcggcaagcctgggagggaggtggaaggagggaagtgtggcgcgcctgtgggagggaggtgggccagggatttggggaaggggtggagttggggagggggcaagaaCAAATTTGCCACCCCAGCTAATTTATCACCTAGGCCAAGGAGGCCTAGGCTGGCAATACGCCacttcctgctagtgaaggcaggggactggacttgatgacctttcaaggtcccttccagttgtatgagagaggtatatctccatatattatttttataaatctgAATGCTGTGGAGGTGCAAACTAGGCTTTAAATGCCCAATAGTATATAGTATACTTTAGTTCTCTAATGATTTTTAACATTAATCTGTAGCTGACATTTCTGGTTTCTACATACTGATTTTTACACACGAAACCTGGTGCTCTTTCCTCAAAATTTCCAGTAACTAGCTTCTACTGCTTTATCAGGATGTATTTTTGGGAAAGGGCCACTCCTTTCACTAATCTGTAAAGCACATACTAGACGAAATGTCCAAACTTTTGAATGCTATTTCAAAGATGGTGAGAAAATTGCTAGCAAGAAGTTGGAAGGCTTCAGGTTTCATCCTGTGGTATGCTTCATATTAACTTCCACACGAGTAGTGTGGGTTTGTCAGGTCTCTTAAGTCTTTGAGCTGGGGTTGTAAACATGCTATATGTCTCCAGAAAATAGCCTCCTGGATTCTAGTCCTTAAATATAGGCATTTTTGCATGGCCTAGTGCAATACCCTTAATTTCTATCCCCACAGAAACATGCAAAACTAGTGCATAGTCAGTCAGAAATACTCATTGATGTGAAACACATacactctctccttccccccccctcccccccaaaagatAGTGGGGTTTTACTGTGCAATCCAGGAAGCCAGTATTTCTCACTGGATCCTGTCTCAttttcttcccttttatcccttggCCACTGTGCCCGAGAATGGAGCTTAGAGAAAGCTTAAGCAGCTCACCTCCTTAGGTCTCTGCTACACTGGTATCTTCTATTTAGCTTCTGCTTTTGGTTTGCCCAGCTTACTGGTTACAGTACTCAACATCTGGCTCCCTGATTTCCTGATAATTAGATGAGTGTTACTTCCTATTGTAGAATCTAGAGAACAGATGGCTGCAGGCAAACCTCCCTgcggagggagggatagctcagtggtttgagcatcagcctgctaaacccagggttgtgagttcagttcttgaggaTGCTATttagtgatctggggcaaaaatctgtttgagcagggggttagactagatgacctcctgaggtcccttccaaccttgatattctctGAAGAGATGGCTAATGGCTGGCAGGGTGGGAATGGAAAAGCAGTGTCTGAAATCCATTTTGTTGCATTTGCTGTTCAATTTGCCATGGCATCAGGGGGAGATGAGAAGGAGTCCAAAGGGTCCTGCCTGCTGTGTCTGAGGCAGTTGATGTCTTTCAGAGCTCTTGTTTCAGGTCCTCTGCTGACTTGGGAAGGCATCCCTGCTTCAGTTGATGCTCTGTTCATCTTTGAGGTCTCTGCACCCATAAGGATTAGAAACCATTTTTTAAGCTAAGATTTTGGAGCACAACTCCTTAAAAAGATGGAATTCTGTGTCTAATTCTGCAGTTGAACACAGGAGACCTTATAGCAGCTGCCTGCCTCCTTAGAAGTGGGCATTTGCTGTCCTTTCTATTGCCTGTTTCTTCATTCTGGATCTTAATTTTTCTTCCTCTACCTCATTTAACAGCTCTTAAGTTTTTTGTTAGGCTTTCTTACCCCAAAAGAGGGGAAAACATGAAGCCCCTTCAAAGAGCCACTAGTTGATGGCTTGACCGGCTGGAGTGCAGTAACAGTAGTGAGACTTGTAAATATCTTACACAGAAATACCTCAAACACTTGCTATTGGAAAGAATGGAGaggtctcctgcacagatggcCTACATGGTGTCTGTACAGAGCAGCGATCAACACCGTACACATGCGGTATAAGCCAGTCTTGGAAATCTGGGACCCTTTAAGTGGCAGGATAATGGGCGTAACTTAGAGTGATTAAAGGCTGACTTGATCATTCTGTAAGTACTTACGTGGAGAATAAAAATTTGAGAAGCCCTCTATCAGTCTAACAAATGTGAAATgagctaatggctggaagttgaggcaAGACAAACTTggactataaaaaaaaaaggcaaatttcaaacagtgagggtaactattaagggttgtagtggattctccattatgAGCAATTAAATCAAGATTATATaaggggttttttgggggtggggtggggggaaatctatGCTCTAGTTGAAACAAGaatttaattcagggaagtcctatagcctgtgttaagcaggagatcagatgagatgatcataatggtccttctgGCCCTATCTATGAATCTGCTGTTGCTTTGCAGATGCCCTGGAACTGACCAAACAACTCACTATAGTCTGAAATCTCGCTCTTGTTTGGAAGAAACTAGGTGGAGAGAAGGGTTTTGCAATTACAAGGGCTAAAAACTTCTACTGATGAAAGCTTAGACTGTAGAAATGGCCTAGGCCTCCACGGTTTTAGGGACAAGCTTTCCAGGAGTGTAGGATGATCTTTTTATCTCCCAGCCTCAAATGCTATGACTGCTTCCAGGAACATGATCGCTagctttaaacacattttaagaaaatCTCTTGGACTCAGGGCACCTAGGTTCTGGAAACTTAAATATGGAACTTCTTTCTAGAATAAGTTTATCACAGCACTAACATCAAAGTTGTCCAACTACTTTACAGAAAGAATGGAGAGAAGACAGAAATGGAGAATTCAAAAGGAAAGTTGCCCGCTGTGTAAGAAAAAGCCAAGAGACTGCTTTTGAGTGACACTTATTCAGCAGCTAGTAGCTTCACTTTTTTTCAGGGTAAG is a window encoding:
- the UBE2G1 gene encoding ubiquitin-conjugating enzyme E2 G1 isoform X1; translated protein: MTELQSALLLRRQLAELNKNPVEGFSAGLIDDNDLYRWEVLIIGPPDTLYEGGVFKAHLTFPKDYPLRPPKMKFITEIWHPNVDKNGDVCISILHEPGEDKYGYEKPEERWLPIHTVETIMISVISMLADPNGDSPANVDAAKEWREDRNGEFKRKVARCVRKSQETAFE
- the UBE2G1 gene encoding ubiquitin-conjugating enzyme E2 G1 isoform X2, whose product is MIFTDGKSSLLVLQIHCSGVFKAHLTFPKDYPLRPPKMKFITEIWHPNVDKNGDVCISILHEPGEDKYGYEKPEERWLPIHTVETIMISVISMLADPNGDSPANVDAAKEWREDRNGEFKRKVARCVRKSQETAFE